One genomic region from Tripterygium wilfordii isolate XIE 37 chromosome 20, ASM1340144v1, whole genome shotgun sequence encodes:
- the LOC119986983 gene encoding glycosyltransferase BC10-like — MSFTFLLNQQFSMLSTNPRSINSSPPPAPPPPPPRPVVRDIGLSEFLNPSKVMHDMGDEELLWRASMVPKRTIYPFNRVPKVAFLFLTRWSLPLAPLWEKLFEGHEGLYSIYVHSNPSFNETYVPQNSVFYGRRIPSKDVRWGSFTMVEAERRLLTNALLDFSNQRFVLLSESCIPLFNFPTIYNYLINSTETYVESYDLPGPVGRGRYNRQMLPFIRLSDWRKGSQWFEMDRELAVEVISDQIYYSLFRKFCRGSCYGDEHYLPTFLQIGRWRMNSERSLTWVDWSKGGPHPKRFQRREVNSKFLQRLRFGNQCEYNGNTTNVCFLFARKFLPNALDRLLRFAPKVMNF; from the exons ATGTCCTTCACTTTCTTACTCAACCAACAATTCTCCATGCTCTCAACAAACCCAAGATCAATCAATTCATCCCCTCCTcctgcaccaccaccacctcctccgcGGCCGGTGGTTCGTGATATTGGTTTGAGTGAGTTCTTGAATCCATCCAAGGTTATGCATGATATGGGAGATGAGGAGTTGTTGTGGAGGGCATCAATGGTTCCTAAAAGAACTATCTATCCATTCAATAGAGTACCAAAGGttgcatttttgtttttgacaagATGGTCTCTTCCATTGGCCCCTTTATGGGAAAAACTCTTTGAAGGACATGAAGGGTTGTACTCCATATATGTCCATTCAAATCCTTCCTTCAATGAAACATATGTGCCACAGAATTCTGTCTTTTATGGAAGGAGGATCCCTAGTAAG GATGTTCGTTGGGGAAGCTTCACAATGGTGGAGGCGGAGCGCCGGCTATTGACGAACGCCTTGCTCGACTTCTCGAACCAACGCTTCGTCCTTCTTTCAGAGTCATGCATTCCACTCTTCAACTTCCCCACAATCTACAACTACCTAATCAACTCCACCGAGACCTACGTCGAGTCCTACGATCTGCCAGGTCCGGTGGGCCGAGGCCGATACAACCGCCAAATGTTACCCTTCATACGCCTCTCCGACTGGCGAAAAGGCTCGCAATGGTTTGAAATGGACCGGGAACTCGCCGTCGAGGTGATCTCGGACCAGATTTACTACTCTCTATTCAGGAAATTCTGCAGGGGATCATGTTATGGTGATGAACATTACCTGCCAACATTTCTTCAAATCGGGCGGTGGAGGATGAATTCAGAGAGAAGCTTGACTTGGGTTGACTGGTCAAAGGGTGGACCCCACCCAAAAAGGTTTCAAAGAAGAGAAGTTAATAGTAAGTTTTTGCAGAGACTAAGGTTTGGTAATCAATGTGAGTATAATGGGAATACAACCAATGTTTGCTTCTTGTTTGCAAGGAAGTTCTTGCCTAATGCTTTGGATAGATTGCTCAGGTTTGCCCCAAAAGTCATGAACTTTTAA